In the Staphylococcus sp. IVB6240 genome, one interval contains:
- a CDS encoding antibiotic biosynthesis monooxygenase: MLKNEIHRIYLEKNNNEATINRFNVTYHYTILEQINDLPQYGYAVLNHLYANPGLEADFERVFLNRDKHLENTERFENLLFLKPHSTHEHHVIITFWQDEAAYKHWQESQEYKASHKNRGTKQGADKSIVNRNLSFNISL, encoded by the coding sequence TTGTTGAAAAATGAAATACATCGTATTTATTTAGAAAAAAATAATAATGAGGCAACTATTAATAGATTTAATGTGACATATCACTATACTATATTAGAACAAATTAATGATTTGCCACAATATGGTTATGCAGTTTTAAACCATTTATATGCTAATCCTGGTTTAGAGGCAGACTTCGAGCGTGTGTTCTTAAATAGAGATAAACATCTAGAGAATACTGAAAGGTTTGAAAATCTATTATTTCTAAAGCCACATAGTACACATGAACATCATGTTATCATTACGTTTTGGCAAGACGAAGCAGCTTACAAACATTGGCAAGAGTCTCAGGAATATAAAGCATCCCATAAAAATAGAGGAACCAAGCAAGGTGCTGATAAATCTATTGTAAACAGAAACCTATCATTTAATATTAGTTTATAA
- a CDS encoding helix-turn-helix transcriptional regulator yields the protein MELSTQIRKYRKAAGLTQEALAEKLNTTRQSVSKWEQGVLEPNLQMLNELATLFEISLDELVNGVQTKNSRERLPMNFWEFANEKWWFILIIVLVICGTFGQIFG from the coding sequence ATGGAACTTAGTACTCAGATAAGAAAATATCGAAAAGCGGCGGGTTTGACTCAAGAAGCGTTGGCAGAAAAACTGAATACAACACGACAGTCAGTTTCAAAGTGGGAACAAGGTGTTTTGGAGCCTAACCTTCAGATGTTAAATGAATTAGCAACACTGTTTGAGATAAGTCTTGATGAATTAGTAAACGGTGTGCAGACTAAAAATTCTAGAGAAAGATTACCTATGAATTTTTGGGAATTTGCTAATGAAAAATGGTGGTTTATTTTAATCATTGTCCTTGTTATCTGTGGTACTTTTGGACAAATTTTCGGATAG
- a CDS encoding CPBP family intramembrane glutamic endopeptidase produces MFISGIIAPIVEEMVFRGILLKYVEEKTNIVFAIILSSFLFSIVHLFNGKLEGIDLYLLILAGFLAGTMYATASYYFNSIWAGVALHMCWNIAGIFTVTKVEVDYSLFQYIIKIDNVWLTGGEYGMDASFISILGYISIILILCISKGVNHKNIILNKPN; encoded by the coding sequence GTGTTTATTTCAGGAATTATTGCACCTATTGTTGAGGAAATGGTATTTAGAGGTATACTTCTAAAATATGTTGAAGAGAAAACAAATATTGTCTTTGCAATTATTTTGAGTTCCTTTTTATTCAGTATTGTGCACTTATTTAATGGTAAATTAGAAGGTATTGACTTATATTTGCTAATTTTAGCAGGATTTTTAGCAGGTACTATGTATGCTACTGCTTCGTATTATTTTAATTCTATATGGGCAGGTGTTGCCTTGCATATGTGTTGGAACATAGCAGGAATATTTACTGTTACTAAAGTTGAAGTAGATTACAGTCTTTTTCAGTATATTATCAAAATAGATAATGTTTGGTTGACTGGTGGCGAATACGGTATGGATGCATCTTTCATTTCGATTTTAGGTTACATATCCATCATTCTTATTTTGTGTATTTCAAAGGGTGTTAATCACAAGAATATAATATTAAACAAACCGAACTAA
- a CDS encoding type I toxin-antitoxin system Fst family toxin: MVKIISGCIVALFTHWLRTQDNNKKGD; this comes from the coding sequence ATAGTCAAAATCATTAGTGGCTGTATTGTTGCTTTATTTACGCACTGGCTGCGTACACAGGACAATAATAAAAAAGGTGACTAA
- a CDS encoding ABC transporter permease produces the protein MFLAWNEIKRNKLKFGLIIGVLIMISYLLFLLSGLASGLMNMNREGIDRWQADAIVLNKDANQTVQQSLFEKKDVVDVYDKQATLKQAGVIVSNGDKEENALLFGVEDDSFLIPKMIEGKQFKADNEVIADETLKEKGFKVGDTLSLSQSDETVKIVGFSESAKYNASPVLFGNEATIEKLNPSLNDKVTNAVVVKDKNWEKKTIESDLEAIKMESFVENLPGYQAQNLTLNFMISFLFVISATVIGIFLYVITLQKTSLFGVLKAQGFTNGYLAKAVLSQTFIIALIGTLIGLGLTLLTGAFLPSAVPIKFDTVTLIIYGVVLIVVSLIGSLFSILTIRKVDPLKAIG, from the coding sequence ATGTTTTTAGCTTGGAATGAAATTAAACGTAATAAGTTAAAATTTGGTCTCATTATCGGTGTACTTATTATGATCAGTTACTTGTTGTTTTTACTATCTGGTCTGGCAAGTGGGTTGATGAATATGAATAGAGAGGGTATTGATCGTTGGCAGGCAGATGCGATTGTACTCAATAAAGATGCAAATCAAACCGTGCAACAATCATTATTTGAGAAAAAGGATGTTGTGGATGTTTATGATAAACAAGCGACATTGAAACAAGCAGGTGTGATTGTATCAAATGGTGACAAAGAGGAAAATGCCTTATTATTCGGTGTGGAAGATGATTCATTCTTAATTCCTAAGATGATTGAAGGTAAGCAATTTAAAGCCGACAATGAAGTCATTGCGGATGAAACACTGAAAGAAAAAGGATTCAAGGTAGGGGATACACTTTCTTTATCACAATCTGATGAAACGGTAAAAATTGTTGGATTTAGTGAAAGTGCGAAATACAATGCTTCTCCGGTGTTGTTTGGAAATGAGGCAACAATTGAAAAACTGAACCCTTCTTTAAATGATAAAGTGACAAATGCAGTTGTTGTAAAAGATAAGAATTGGGAAAAGAAAACGATAGAGAGCGACTTGGAAGCAATTAAAATGGAAAGCTTTGTTGAAAATTTACCAGGCTATCAAGCTCAGAATTTAACATTAAACTTTATGATTTCATTCTTGTTTGTTATTTCGGCGACAGTGATTGGTATCTTCCTATACGTCATTACGCTACAAAAAACAAGCCTATTTGGTGTGCTCAAGGCGCAAGGTTTCACAAATGGTTATTTGGCAAAAGCTGTGTTATCACAAACATTTATTATCGCATTGATTGGAACGTTGATTGGTCTCGGTTTAACACTACTAACAGGTGCATTTTTACCAAGTGCTGTGCCGATTAAGTTCGACACAGTGACGCTCATTATTTATGGGGTTGTACTTATCGTTGTGTCACTCATCGGTAGCTTATTCTCAATATTGACGATTCGAAAAGTAGATCCATTGAAAGCAATTGGGTAA
- a CDS encoding ABC transporter ATP-binding protein: MLEFKNVTKDFKDGNQTIQAVKPTSLKFEKNELIAIIGPSGSGKSTFLTMAGALQTPTSGDILINNQDISKMSQKALAQTRMQEIGFILQATNLVPFLTVKQQFKLLAKQKKDILSEEAYQKLMKQLNLDAIENKLPSEISGGQKQRVAIAKALYTKPSIILADEPTAALDTENAMEVMRILKEQSKEQNKTCIVVTHDERLTSYCDKVYHMEDGVLEEVQN, encoded by the coding sequence ATGTTAGAATTTAAAAATGTAACGAAAGATTTTAAAGATGGAAATCAAACGATACAAGCTGTAAAGCCAACATCATTGAAGTTTGAGAAGAATGAATTGATTGCGATTATTGGTCCTTCAGGTTCTGGTAAGAGTACGTTTTTGACGATGGCCGGTGCGCTACAAACACCGACTTCTGGTGATATTTTAATTAATAATCAAGATATTTCCAAAATGTCTCAAAAAGCGCTCGCACAAACACGTATGCAGGAGATTGGTTTTATTCTACAAGCAACGAACTTGGTGCCGTTTTTAACGGTGAAACAACAATTCAAGTTGTTGGCAAAACAGAAGAAGGATATCTTGAGTGAAGAAGCGTATCAAAAGCTGATGAAACAGTTGAATTTGGATGCGATTGAAAACAAACTTCCAAGTGAGATATCAGGCGGTCAAAAGCAACGTGTTGCGATTGCGAAAGCATTGTATACAAAACCATCAATTATTTTAGCAGATGAGCCTACTGCTGCATTGGATACGGAAAATGCGATGGAAGTCATGCGTATTTTAAAAGAACAGTCTAAAGAACAAAATAAAACGTGTATCGTTGTGACCCATGATGAGCGACTGACATCATATTGCGACAAAGTGTATCACATGGAAGATGGTGTGCTGGAAGAAGTACAGAATTGA
- a CDS encoding NINE protein, with amino-acid sequence MVVDKFAYVLLAFFIGGLGAHKFYAKKTGWGVLYLLFCWTGIPGVIAIIEAIIALLRPSDNGKITV; translated from the coding sequence ATGGTAGTGGATAAATTTGCATATGTACTACTTGCATTCTTTATAGGAGGTCTTGGTGCACATAAGTTTTATGCGAAAAAAACAGGCTGGGGTGTCTTGTACTTGCTATTTTGTTGGACAGGTATTCCAGGCGTGATTGCTATTATTGAAGCAATTATTGCCTTACTCAGACCATCTGACAATGGTAAAATAACCGTTTAA
- a CDS encoding YceI family protein — protein sequence MTKFTFDKAHSDLDFQIKHLMVSRTKGSFDDFAVNVEGDINDLSTLQANVTIDPKSINTANEDRDNHLRSGDFFATEEFSSITFVTKKVSEDSVTGDLTIKGVTREETFDVEFNGVSKNPLDGSQVTGFIVTGKVNREDYDITFNQALETGGVMLGKDVKFEASVEFVVED from the coding sequence ATGACAAAATTTACTTTTGATAAGGCACATAGCGATTTAGATTTTCAAATTAAACACTTAATGGTTTCACGTACAAAAGGAAGCTTCGATGACTTCGCAGTAAATGTTGAAGGTGACATCAATGACTTGAGCACACTTCAAGCAAACGTAACAATTGATCCAAAATCAATCAACACTGCTAATGAAGATCGTGACAATCACTTAAGATCAGGTGACTTCTTCGCAACTGAAGAATTCAGCTCTATCACATTCGTTACTAAAAAAGTAAGTGAAGACAGCGTGACAGGTGACTTAACAATCAAAGGTGTTACACGTGAAGAAACATTTGACGTAGAATTCAACGGTGTAAGCAAAAATCCATTAGACGGTTCACAAGTTACAGGATTCATCGTAACTGGTAAAGTTAATCGTGAAGACTATGACATTACATTCAACCAAGCATTAGAAACTGGTGGCGTGATGTTAGGTAAAGATGTAAAATTCGAAGCATCTGTTGAGTTTGTAGTAGAAGACTAA
- a CDS encoding Cof-type HAD-IIB family hydrolase yields the protein MQDIQLIALDCDGTLINDQGHITERTQQALITAQKQGIKVALVSGRPRTGFHYEIEALQLHQHHGLIGAYNGGLVLDVITEETLFKKGIDLVEAREFLTAIQNLKLTYIVDHDGKLYTNTPDNQYVQHESHAHRLELVYEPKLHEMIDFQPVKILLTQDPDYIDTITPNIQNLCGENLHTIRSTPFYLEITARGVNKSHALDHICQAIGIQKRNVIAFGDQLNDIEMLHDASISVAMGNATQEIKDIADIITDDNNHDGIATVIEELLEAQQQR from the coding sequence ATGCAAGACATTCAATTAATTGCTTTAGATTGTGATGGTACACTCATTAATGATCAAGGACATATCACCGAACGAACACAACAGGCACTGATTACCGCTCAAAAACAAGGCATTAAAGTAGCATTGGTTTCCGGTCGCCCTCGTACGGGTTTCCATTATGAGATTGAGGCGTTACAACTTCATCAACATCATGGCTTGATTGGTGCTTATAACGGTGGACTTGTTCTTGACGTTATAACAGAAGAAACGCTCTTTAAAAAGGGAATCGATCTAGTAGAAGCACGTGAATTTTTAACAGCCATACAAAACTTAAAGCTGACTTACATTGTGGATCACGATGGCAAACTATATACAAATACACCAGACAATCAATACGTTCAACATGAATCTCACGCACATCGCTTAGAGCTTGTCTACGAACCAAAGTTGCATGAGATGATTGACTTCCAGCCAGTCAAAATTTTATTAACACAGGATCCTGACTATATTGATACAATCACACCAAATATTCAAAACCTTTGTGGTGAAAATCTTCATACCATTCGCTCGACACCCTTTTACTTAGAAATCACTGCGCGCGGTGTAAATAAATCACATGCCTTAGATCATATATGCCAAGCAATCGGCATCCAAAAGCGAAATGTCATCGCATTTGGTGACCAGCTCAATGATATAGAAATGTTACATGATGCAAGTATCAGCGTCGCAATGGGCAATGCGACACAAGAAATTAAAGACATTGCAGATATCATCACTGACGATAACAATCATGACGGTATCGCAACGGTAATCGAGGAGCTACTGGAGGCCCAACAACAAAGATAG
- a CDS encoding GntR family transcriptional regulator gives MNKYQQITYEIEQHIHEHNLPQGTKLDSLDTLTKRYNVSRSTISKALDTLEKRGAIFQQRGSGIFVRRQRREGYMSLLVTSGFSANFQEHNIHYDVLKVEKTVADEEVANNLHIDVDAPVYLVERLIYMDDEKLCKEVSYFPVQVVPYLNKEIAEQSIFHYLETAYKMTISFADVYLTVDQLNEVEADTLDLPTLSPGLYMEQVVYLATGIPFDYSKVVYHYKYAKFFLQSVSN, from the coding sequence GTGAACAAATACCAACAGATCACATACGAAATTGAACAACATATTCATGAACATAATTTGCCACAAGGAACAAAACTGGATAGCCTGGATACATTAACGAAGCGTTATAATGTCAGCAGAAGCACGATTAGTAAGGCATTAGATACACTGGAAAAACGTGGTGCCATCTTCCAACAGCGAGGTAGTGGTATTTTCGTCAGACGTCAACGTCGTGAAGGCTATATGAGCTTACTTGTCACAAGTGGCTTTAGCGCAAACTTCCAAGAACACAATATTCACTATGATGTATTGAAAGTTGAAAAGACTGTTGCCGATGAAGAAGTGGCCAACAACTTGCATATCGATGTCGATGCGCCAGTTTATTTGGTAGAACGCCTCATCTATATGGATGATGAAAAGTTATGTAAGGAAGTCTCATACTTTCCAGTTCAAGTTGTTCCATATTTAAATAAAGAAATCGCTGAGCAGTCTATTTTTCATTATTTAGAAACAGCTTATAAGATGACAATTAGCTTTGCGGACGTCTACTTAACAGTCGATCAATTAAATGAAGTGGAAGCTGACACTTTAGACTTACCGACATTATCACCCGGGTTATATATGGAACAAGTTGTGTATTTAGCAACAGGTATCCCATTTGACTATTCAAAAGTGGTGTATCACTATAAATATGCTAAGTTCTTCCTACAATCAGTGAGTAATTAA
- a CDS encoding zinc ribbon domain-containing protein has translation MVYCTKCGNALKENQPFCNRCGQPVAARSEVYVESKKSSPWPWIIGIIGVLILLAGLAFAGLQIFKNNSANQSASQTQNGTNTPNSEQVLGHAPRAETSVNVLTDSFSADFMNTPSVGGYNGFNVGMTRSQIEQVAGQSTGTVQLYDSTVIQKYNNMGVEYDSNDRVSKVYVTPDNVTTQQFTNFHGGPKIGGGSPMLYDNNPNNGFSIYAHVRDGYVVAIENGPQYQFGR, from the coding sequence ATGGTATATTGTACGAAATGTGGAAATGCATTAAAAGAGAATCAACCATTTTGTAATCGCTGTGGTCAACCAGTGGCTGCACGATCTGAAGTATATGTTGAGTCAAAAAAGAGTAGTCCATGGCCATGGATTATAGGTATTATTGGTGTATTGATTTTATTAGCGGGATTAGCTTTTGCGGGGCTTCAAATATTTAAAAATAATTCAGCGAATCAATCAGCATCCCAAACACAGAATGGCACGAACACGCCGAATAGCGAACAAGTACTGGGTCATGCACCGAGAGCAGAAACATCGGTCAATGTATTAACGGATAGCTTTAGTGCGGACTTTATGAATACACCAAGCGTTGGTGGATATAATGGTTTCAATGTAGGTATGACACGTTCACAAATTGAACAAGTTGCGGGGCAGTCTACCGGCACGGTTCAGTTATACGATTCAACAGTGATTCAGAAGTACAACAATATGGGTGTGGAATACGATTCCAATGATAGAGTCTCAAAAGTTTATGTCACACCAGATAATGTAACGACACAACAATTTACAAACTTCCATGGTGGGCCTAAAATAGGTGGTGGAAGCCCAATGTTATACGATAACAATCCGAACAATGGCTTTAGTATCTATGCCCATGTGCGAGATGGGTATGTCGTTGCGATTGAAAATGGACCACAATATCAGTTTGGCAGATAA
- a CDS encoding SdpI family protein, whose amino-acid sequence MILLISSFISLMITRLFVGAPPIHMNYFSGFRSKKAMKSQKNWERAQKLYTELFVKACHYTWVVSVVPLIIDIALLIMNNDKLFITSIISQVIIFFLVHFVVYWKVNRQLD is encoded by the coding sequence ATGATCTTACTCATAAGCAGTTTCATTAGTTTAATGATCACACGCCTATTTGTGGGTGCACCACCGATACATATGAATTATTTTTCAGGATTCCGTTCTAAGAAGGCGATGAAGAGTCAAAAGAATTGGGAACGGGCACAAAAGCTTTATACAGAACTATTTGTAAAAGCCTGTCACTATACATGGGTGGTTTCAGTTGTGCCGCTCATCATTGATATTGCTTTATTAATAATGAACAATGATAAGTTATTTATCACTTCGATTATTTCCCAGGTGATTATCTTCTTTTTAGTTCACTTTGTGGTGTATTGGAAAGTCAATCGACAGTTAGATTAG
- the xylE gene encoding D-xylose transporter XylE: MRNYDNKKFIFTIALIATLGGLLFGYDTAVISGAEQSLQKYITADYNDLIHGLTVSSALIGCVIGGILSSTLSSRLGRKRTLQVAAILFIISALLSGYPEFLFFTPGEPTLALLIMFNIYRVIGGIGVGLASAISPVYISEISPSSIRGRLVSFNQFAIIFGMLVVYFVNYGIIYGETLDWIQTIGWRYMFATEAIPAAVFFCLLFFVPETPRYLTLINKEQEALSVLNKIYTSADHAQKVFNDIVSTKNNETDIKAPLFSFGKTVVIVGIFLSIFQQFIGINVALYYAPRIFEQLGAGGNAAMVQTVVMGLVNVIFTVVAILYVDKFGRKPLLIIGSTGMAIGMIGMSVLTANGTFGIITLLFMVIYTASFMMSWGPITWVLLSEIFPNRIRSGAMAIAVAAQWLANFTITSTYPSMMAFSGTFTYGFYALMCILSGLFIWKFIPETKGKTLEELENVWQK, encoded by the coding sequence ATGAGAAACTATGATAATAAAAAATTCATTTTCACTATTGCCTTAATCGCAACGCTCGGTGGCTTGTTATTCGGTTATGATACAGCCGTAATCTCTGGTGCCGAGCAATCATTACAAAAATATATTACAGCAGATTATAACGATCTGATTCACGGCCTTACCGTTTCAAGTGCTTTAATCGGGTGTGTGATCGGTGGGATTCTATCATCAACACTTTCTAGCCGATTAGGTCGTAAACGTACATTACAAGTTGCGGCTATTCTATTCATCATTTCAGCATTACTGTCAGGCTATCCGGAATTTTTATTCTTCACACCTGGCGAACCAACACTTGCATTACTGATTATGTTTAATATTTATCGTGTCATTGGTGGGATTGGTGTCGGTCTAGCATCAGCGATTTCACCAGTATATATCAGTGAAATCTCACCTTCTAGTATTCGTGGACGTTTGGTATCATTCAACCAGTTCGCGATTATCTTCGGGATGCTCGTTGTATACTTCGTTAACTATGGCATCATCTATGGAGAAACACTCGATTGGATCCAAACAATCGGTTGGCGCTATATGTTCGCAACAGAAGCCATTCCAGCAGCTGTCTTCTTCTGTTTGTTGTTCTTCGTGCCAGAAACACCACGTTACTTAACATTGATCAACAAAGAACAAGAAGCATTGTCTGTACTGAACAAAATCTATACATCCGCCGACCATGCACAAAAAGTTTTTAATGACATTGTATCAACGAAAAATAATGAAACAGATATCAAAGCACCACTTTTCAGTTTTGGTAAAACAGTCGTTATTGTTGGGATTTTCCTATCCATCTTCCAACAATTTATCGGTATCAACGTCGCACTGTACTACGCACCACGTATCTTTGAACAACTCGGTGCAGGTGGTAACGCAGCTATGGTTCAAACCGTTGTGATGGGCTTAGTCAACGTTATCTTTACCGTTGTCGCTATCTTATATGTCGACAAATTTGGCCGTAAACCATTACTGATTATCGGTTCAACAGGTATGGCCATCGGTATGATAGGCATGAGTGTCCTTACAGCAAACGGGACATTCGGCATCATCACACTGTTATTCATGGTTATCTACACAGCGTCATTCATGATGAGTTGGGGTCCGATTACATGGGTATTACTCTCTGAAATCTTCCCGAACCGTATTCGTAGTGGTGCCATGGCCATTGCCGTTGCAGCACAATGGCTCGCAAACTTTACCATCACATCAACATATCCGTCTATGATGGCATTCAGCGGTACATTCACATACGGATTCTACGCATTGATGTGTATCTTATCTGGCCTCTTCATCTGGAAATTCATCCCAGAAACAAAAGGCAAAACACTCGAAGAACTCGAAAACGTATGGCAAAAATAA
- the xylB gene encoding xylulokinase: protein MNYVIGMDIGTSGLKSLKVNMEGDVVDQYRVSYHTDHPHSGYSEMDPEVWYQATIESLTYFFKQADAQDIVGISFSGQMHGLVTIDDQGNVIRPAILWNDTRTADEVHALLDTVGLETFLKETQNTVLEGFTLPKLMWVRRHEPDHYNRIHKIMLPKDYIAYRLTGNIFSEPSDASGTSLFNVKEGTWSNPLLQQLDIREEILPDIIPSHGENGVLTDAIKQQLGISHDVAIYQGGADNACGALGSGITDDKTQMVSIGTSGVALSIQNDPQFENDGSVHYFNHCVPNQNYMMGVTLSAGYSLGWLKKLLRPDEDFEQFLEGLEKTKAGANGLLFTPYLLGERTPYNDTTIRSSFTGLDATTTDHDLKRAVIEGITFSIHESVNIIRQSGTPISQIVSIGGGAKNANWRQIQADIFNAQIITLTQEQGPAYGAAILAAMGSGWFEDFQDIREQWISYKETVQPNAEQHQIYQKLFPIYQSVYQHTQSISQQLLSFK, encoded by the coding sequence ATGAACTATGTTATTGGCATGGACATCGGTACGAGCGGCTTGAAAAGTCTTAAAGTCAATATGGAGGGAGACGTTGTAGATCAATACAGAGTCTCTTATCATACAGACCACCCACACTCTGGATATAGCGAGATGGATCCGGAAGTATGGTATCAAGCCACGATCGAGAGTCTCACATACTTTTTTAAACAAGCTGACGCACAGGACATTGTAGGTATTAGCTTTTCTGGACAAATGCATGGCCTCGTAACCATTGATGATCAAGGTAATGTCATTCGCCCTGCTATTTTATGGAACGATACACGTACGGCTGATGAGGTTCACGCATTACTTGATACAGTCGGGTTAGAAACGTTCTTAAAGGAAACGCAAAACACGGTATTAGAAGGCTTTACCCTACCGAAGTTAATGTGGGTCCGTCGCCATGAACCAGATCATTACAATCGCATTCATAAAATCATGTTACCGAAAGACTATATCGCCTACCGTCTGACAGGCAATATCTTCAGCGAACCATCTGATGCATCAGGAACATCACTGTTTAATGTTAAAGAAGGCACATGGTCGAATCCTTTATTACAACAATTAGACATTCGTGAAGAAATTTTACCGGACATCATTCCGTCACATGGTGAAAATGGTGTACTGACAGACGCTATCAAGCAACAACTTGGCATTTCACATGATGTCGCTATTTATCAAGGTGGCGCTGATAACGCATGTGGCGCACTCGGTTCTGGTATTACGGACGACAAAACACAAATGGTCAGCATCGGGACATCTGGTGTCGCACTGTCTATCCAAAATGATCCACAGTTCGAGAATGATGGCAGTGTCCATTACTTTAACCACTGTGTCCCTAACCAGAACTACATGATGGGCGTGACGCTATCGGCAGGTTACAGCTTGGGCTGGCTCAAAAAGCTTTTACGTCCAGATGAAGACTTTGAACAATTTCTTGAAGGTTTAGAGAAAACGAAGGCCGGAGCAAATGGTTTATTATTCACACCATATCTTCTCGGTGAACGTACACCTTATAACGACACAACCATACGCAGTAGCTTTACAGGCCTTGATGCGACAACAACGGATCATGACCTGAAACGTGCTGTCATTGAAGGGATTACTTTCTCTATTCACGAGAGCGTTAATATCATTCGCCAGAGTGGTACACCAATATCACAAATTGTCTCAATTGGTGGCGGTGCCAAAAATGCAAATTGGCGCCAAATTCAAGCAGATATCTTTAATGCGCAGATTATCACACTGACGCAGGAACAAGGACCTGCTTACGGTGCAGCAATTCTTGCAGCCATGGGTTCTGGTTGGTTTGAAGACTTCCAAGACATTCGTGAACAATGGATTAGTTACAAAGAGACCGTTCAACCAAACGCAGAACAGCACCAAATTTATCAGAAACTGTTCCCAATCTACCAGTCAGTTTATCAACACACACAAAGCATTTCTCAACAGTTACTGTCATTCAAATAA